A portion of the Achromobacter sp. MFA1 R4 genome contains these proteins:
- the mnhG gene encoding monovalent cation/H(+) antiporter subunit G, with the protein MMDVDLPLWASIPASILLVLGGLLAVTGSAGLLRFRDFQSRIHAPTLGNTLGCACVLAASILVFSAMSARPVFHEVIITLLLIVSSPVTAMLLMRAATYRSRLTKAEADKDAR; encoded by the coding sequence ATGATGGACGTCGACCTCCCGCTGTGGGCCTCCATTCCCGCCAGCATCCTGCTGGTGCTGGGCGGCCTGCTTGCCGTGACCGGCTCGGCCGGTCTCCTGCGCTTCCGCGATTTCCAGTCGCGCATCCACGCGCCCACGCTGGGCAACACCCTGGGTTGCGCCTGCGTGCTGGCGGCCTCCATCCTGGTGTTTTCGGCGATGTCCGCGCGGCCGGTGTTTCATGAGGTCATCATCACGCTGCTGCTGATTGTGTCGTCCCCGGTCACGGCCATGCTGCTGATGCGCGCCGCCACCTATCGCAGCCGCTTGACCAAGGCCGAGGCGGACAAGGACGCCCGCTGA
- a CDS encoding K+/H+ antiporter subunit F — protein sequence MNSVLYWAASFALLCFALGMVLATIRLLRGPTAQDRVLALDTLYINGMLTMLVFGIRSGTSVYFDIALLIALFGFVGSTAMARFLLRGEVIEP from the coding sequence ATGAATTCCGTACTGTATTGGGCGGCATCCTTTGCCTTGCTGTGTTTTGCGCTGGGCATGGTGCTTGCCACCATCCGTTTGCTGCGCGGTCCCACCGCCCAGGACCGCGTCCTGGCCCTGGACACGCTGTATATCAACGGCATGCTGACGATGCTGGTGTTCGGCATCCGTTCCGGCACGTCCGTCTATTTCGACATCGCGCTCTTGATCGCGCTCTTTGGCTTCGTGGGATCCACCGCGATGGCGCGTTTCCTGCTGCGCGGCGAGGTCATCGAGCCATGA
- a CDS encoding Na+/H+ antiporter subunit E: MRRLYFLILPTLLFVLWLVLNESVSPGQIALGLALALWFTWAAARLRPLHARPRRLWKAVPLMLRVTLDIIRSNIAVAKLILNPRPNEFSPGFIKIPLTMRDPHGLALLACIVTYTPGTVWVDLTEDHSLKLHVLDLQNEDHWFELVQQRYERPLMEMFE, encoded by the coding sequence ATGCGCCGACTTTACTTCCTGATCCTGCCCACGCTCCTGTTCGTCCTGTGGCTGGTTCTGAACGAAAGCGTTTCGCCCGGACAGATCGCGCTGGGCCTCGCGCTGGCGCTGTGGTTCACGTGGGCCGCCGCGCGCCTGCGCCCCTTGCACGCGCGGCCGCGCCGGCTGTGGAAGGCGGTTCCGCTCATGCTGCGCGTGACGCTGGACATCATCCGGTCCAACATCGCGGTGGCAAAGCTGATCCTCAATCCGCGCCCCAATGAGTTTTCGCCCGGGTTCATCAAGATCCCCCTGACCATGCGCGATCCGCATGGCCTGGCGCTGCTGGCCTGCATCGTCACGTACACGCCCGGCACCGTCTGGGTGGACCTGACCGAGGACCACAGCCTGAAGCTGCATGTGCTGGACCTGCAGAACGAAGACCACTGGTTCGAGCTGGTGCAACAGCGCTACGAGCGCCCGTTGATGGAGATGTTTGAATGA
- a CDS encoding monovalent cation/H+ antiporter subunit D produces MSFWLQHLPVLPIIIPLVAGAAMLLLADTSRYARGGIALVSTLAQLAAAIALLFVAGGGVPDVWPNGVGAYLVGDWPAPFGIVLVVDRLAAVMLTLTAVLGLATLIYALARWDRAGVHFHSLFQFLLMGLNGAFLTGDLFNLFVFFEVLLAASYGLLLHGSGVARVSAGLQYIAVNLVASFLLLISIALIYGVTGTLNMADLALRAGNLAGVDRMLFEAGAAILGVAFLVKAGAWPLNFWLVKGYGSAGAPIAAMFSIMTKVGIYALLRIGSLLLPTGAPAAFSLDWMFAAGMATLLFGAVGLLATQQLEKMVGYCVIVSAGTLLTALGMPGVTLTGPALFYLISSVLTTGAFFLLAELIERTRSFGANVLAVTLDAFDLDDPASVNRSDDVVGVAIPAAMAFLGLAFISCALLVTGLPPLSGFVAKFSLLSAAVSAATESAPPRDAWLLVAAVLVSGLAGLIGLGRTGIRVFWASDDRSTPRLRLIEAGPVAVLVLLCVGLAAGAGPVSAYLDDAARSLDQPASYIDAVMSAQTVRGAMGGS; encoded by the coding sequence TTGAGTTTCTGGCTTCAACATCTTCCTGTCCTGCCCATCATCATCCCGCTGGTCGCGGGCGCGGCCATGCTGCTGCTTGCGGACACCAGCCGCTATGCGCGCGGCGGCATCGCGCTGGTGTCGACCCTGGCCCAACTGGCCGCCGCGATCGCCTTGCTGTTCGTGGCCGGCGGCGGCGTGCCGGACGTCTGGCCAAACGGGGTAGGGGCCTACCTGGTGGGCGACTGGCCCGCGCCGTTCGGCATCGTGCTGGTGGTGGACCGGCTGGCGGCGGTCATGCTGACGCTGACCGCCGTGCTGGGACTGGCCACGCTGATCTACGCGTTGGCCCGCTGGGACCGCGCCGGCGTGCATTTCCATTCGCTGTTCCAGTTTCTGCTGATGGGCCTGAACGGCGCCTTCCTGACGGGCGATCTGTTCAACCTGTTCGTGTTCTTCGAAGTGCTGCTCGCGGCCTCGTACGGCCTCTTGCTGCACGGGTCCGGCGTGGCGCGCGTCAGCGCGGGCCTGCAGTACATCGCCGTGAACCTGGTGGCCTCGTTCCTGCTGCTCATCAGCATCGCGCTGATCTACGGCGTGACGGGCACGCTCAACATGGCCGACCTGGCGCTGCGCGCCGGCAACCTGGCGGGCGTGGACCGCATGCTGTTCGAAGCGGGCGCCGCCATCCTGGGCGTGGCCTTCCTGGTCAAGGCGGGGGCCTGGCCGCTGAACTTCTGGCTGGTCAAGGGATATGGCTCGGCGGGCGCGCCGATCGCCGCCATGTTTTCGATCATGACCAAGGTCGGCATCTACGCGCTGCTGCGCATCGGGTCGCTGCTGCTGCCCACGGGCGCGCCCGCGGCCTTCAGCCTGGACTGGATGTTCGCCGCGGGGATGGCCACGCTGCTGTTCGGCGCGGTGGGCCTTCTGGCGACCCAGCAACTGGAAAAAATGGTCGGCTACTGCGTGATCGTGTCGGCCGGCACGCTGCTGACCGCGCTGGGCATGCCGGGCGTCACGCTGACGGGGCCCGCGCTGTTCTATCTGATCAGCTCGGTGCTGACGACGGGCGCGTTCTTCCTGCTGGCCGAACTGATCGAACGCACGCGCAGCTTCGGCGCCAACGTGCTGGCGGTCACCCTGGATGCCTTCGACCTGGACGACCCCGCCTCGGTGAACCGGTCCGACGACGTGGTGGGCGTGGCGATTCCCGCTGCCATGGCCTTCCTGGGCCTGGCCTTCATCTCCTGCGCCTTGCTCGTGACCGGGCTGCCGCCGCTGTCGGGCTTCGTGGCGAAGTTCTCGCTGCTGTCGGCGGCCGTCTCCGCCGCGACCGAGTCGGCGCCGCCGCGGGACGCCTGGCTGCTCGTGGCGGCGGTGCTGGTGTCGGGACTGGCGGGCCTGATCGGGCTGGGCCGCACCGGCATCCGCGTGTTCTGGGCCAGCGACGACCGCAGCACGCCGCGCCTGCGCCTCATCGAGGCCGGCCCGGTGGCGGTGCTGGTGCTGCTGTGCGTGGGCCTGGCCGCGGGCGCCGGACCGGTATCGGCCTACCTGGACGATGCGGCCCGGTCGCTGGACCAGCCCGCATCCTATATCGACGCCGTCATGTCCGCGCAGACCGTGCGCGGCGCCATGGGAGGAAGCTGA
- a CDS encoding Na+/H+ antiporter subunit C — MELIYAAAIGVLAGSGVWLLLRPRTFQFIMGLSLVSYAVNLFIFGMGRLTSGRPPVVDPASAHDPSWYADPLPQALVLTAIVIGFATTALFLVVLLASRGLTGTDHVDGRESQS, encoded by the coding sequence ATGGAATTGATATACGCTGCCGCGATCGGCGTGCTGGCGGGCTCGGGCGTCTGGCTGCTGCTGCGGCCCCGGACGTTCCAGTTCATCATGGGCCTGTCGCTGGTCTCTTATGCGGTGAACCTGTTCATCTTCGGCATGGGCCGGTTGACCTCCGGCCGTCCGCCGGTGGTGGACCCTGCCTCGGCGCATGATCCTTCCTGGTATGCCGATCCGCTGCCGCAGGCGCTGGTGCTGACCGCCATCGTCATCGGCTTTGCCACCACCGCGCTGTTCCTGGTGGTGCTGCTGGCCTCGCGTGGCCTCACGGGCACCGACCACGTCGACGGACGGGAGTCCCAATCTTGA